AACAATATGCAAAACGGTGGAACAGTCTGTACTGCCCTCACCCCACCCGGATGTGCCCATTCCTAtctcccaagggcagaggacCCAGGACCCCTGCCCAGGAGGACCACACTTGTTACAGGCCCCTAGGGGGGCCAAGCCCTTAAGGGTCAAggctgagagggagggagaccaGCACCTTGGGCCCCCTCAGGCGCCCACTGGATAACTGGAACTGTGTCtgtgtggggtgggcagggggacgACCGGGCGGAGGCCATTTATCCGCAAGGCCAAGGGTGGGGAGCAAGTAAAGCTGAGGAGAGGGCTTCGTGGGACAGGGTCCCCCCACCTGGAGGAGTTTTCCTGGGCACCCCACAAGGCACTACTGACCCAGATGCTGGACGGCACGTCCCATTGTGGGCCCCCGAGCCTCTCCCAACCCCGAACTCTCCGGTTCGCCTATGCCCACCTCCCAGTGTAGTTTGGCGGAGGACGAGTAAAGAGGCCTGGGGCTGGGGTTCACCGCCCTGCAGAGACTAGCCAGGACCAGCTGGGGCTGCCAAGTCCCCTCTCCCGCTGCTCTGGGCTCTTGGGGTCCCCGTGGCGGCCGAGCGACCGCCCCCGCCCCCTTTTTGCACTGGctggaaagaataaataaataaatacgttcccccgcccgcccccgcccctacagctggctctcctcctcctccagggagcgaTTGAGTCCGGGGATGAACTTGAGCAGCCGCCGGCGGAAGCTGCGGTACTTGGTTTTGCGCAGGCCGGGGCCGCGCAGGGCCTGCTCGCGGGCCTCAGTCCAGAGCGCGGcgctgcagccgccgccgccgccgccgccaccgcccgcGGGGCCCGCGCACCGCACGCTGGCGCTGCGGCTCAGCATCGCCCGGGACCCCGGGGCCGGAGCGTCGGGCGCGCCTGATCCCGGCAAGCGCGcgaggggcggcggcggcggcggcgggggcgcagGCGTCTCGGCGCCCCCGAAGAAGCACGTGTGGTAGACTGCATCGTCCGAGTCGCCCCCGGTCCGCCGCGCTCCCCCGCGGGACCCTCCCGGGGCGGCCAGCAGAGGCCCGAAGGGCAGCGAGCCCGGGAGCAGGCCCGCGCCGTACAGGCAGGAGCGCACCGACTCCAGCGTGTCATAGATGCTCGGGTCCTTCACCACGAGACCTGGGGGCAGAAGacacggggggcggggggcgtcaGAGGGCACGGATAGGGGGCCTTCGCTCCTTCCTGTTGACCATCAGTGTGGCCCTTGGGCAAGCCAAAACTTTGAACCCTACTTCCCCAGTCTGTAAAACACGAATTATACACTCAGATCCTTATGAGGGTCGCTTATGACACAAGAGTCACGAAAGGCGCCTGAAACACGCTCTTTGAGCCTTGGTGTTcccatctgtaagatggagatGGTTCTGTGTAGTAGTTTCCTTCAGGGCACTATTGTGAGAATGAAAATATGTGGGCCCCAGCTCAGGGCAGCATTGTACCCAGAGTAGTAAGTAGTTCGGCAAACCTTTCTTCACCTGGAGGGGGAAGTCACCCACTAGTTTTGGGGGAAGCAGGTATGGGGGTGTAGGTAGGGGCCCACGTGGCCCTTCACACCACTCATCTACTCACCATGCACCAGCCGCTGCTCCTGCACCATTAGGGACCTGTATTCTCCCCACTTCTCATATAGGGTTTGCTGCAAGAGACACACCCACCTCACTGTCAGGAGTCAGCAAGAACCTAACCAGAGGTGGCTACAGACTGAGGGATCGGGGAGTACACAGAAGAAACCTGAAGGTTAAAAGGAGGTTCAGGCAGATTAAACGGCCCCCCAAAAAGAGTGGGAGGACTCCTCTGGTGGTTcaatgattaagactctgtgttcccagagAGGGAACTAAGCCTcccatgccataactaaagatcctgcatgccacaatgaatatcccacaactaagacccagcacgaccaaaaaccaaaaaaccagcggggcctgcaggggcaggggtttgggaagaggagcctggcggctggaTGGTTTCCAGACTGCTTTACCTTCAGATACTGCAGACGAGCCTCCAGTTCCGCCTTCCTGATTGATGTCCCGTACAGAGTTTCCAGTCTGAGAAGACAGGGGAATCAAAGGACGAGTGGgcccccagggtggggaagaaagGCTGGGCTCGGGAATCCCCTAGGGACCACAGCACCTGGATGTACCTGAGAACGTTGCCAGACGCCTTAATGATGTCGACAATCTCCCGATGTCGGATGCCTTCCACGTTCAGGCCGTTGACGCTGGCGATGGTATCCCCTGCCAGGCAGAGAGGGGATCAGCATTTGCTCCATGGGGCATGCGGAAGAATTCCAGCCCCCTACCTTCACCACAAACCCCAGAGAACTCTTCTGAGCTCCCCACCTCCACTCATGGTTCTGGGGCAATCTTGTCCAGACCTGGCACCCTAGCATAGGGGCCAGGGCCCTCAAACACCCACATCCGCATCTCACTCTCAGGAAGCTCTGTCCCCAAAGGCTGAGCCCTTCCAGCAAGCCTGGGCTTCCCCCAGAGCTGGTTATTTTGGTCCAGCCCACAGGCTGTCACCAGCGAGACCCAGCTGAGATAGGAAGGCAGGAGGGTGAGGAGCACCACGCCAGGAACTAACACTGGCCCCTAAGCTTGAGGCTTCAACCTCTGACACCCTAGGCTGCTGCAGAGCCTCCTGACCTCCAGTAGAGCAGACCACCCTCTCTTAGGACCCACTGCccaattggaaaaggaaatgtggaCCCCTGTGGTGGCTACCATGGGGATGTGAAACTACCTTGCAAAGTTGCAGTATACCATTAGCTACCAGAGGCTGCTGGTGAATGGGCAAGGAGATGAGGGCTTCAGGAAGAAAACAGTGATAGGCTTGGGTAGGAGGGGTGGGGGTCAGTTCGTGAAGTCTCAGGCTGCCCCTTCCTGGGACTTGGGGCTCTAGATTTGGCCAGTCCCAAAGGTCTCCTACTGGCAGCACCATGTCCTTGTTAGAGGAAGTATCACGGGTACCCCAGTATCGGGCCAGGTTGGGAACAAGATGGACTTGCTCTCTCCCCGACTCCTGCCCATGCTGGGTTGCCAGATCGCCAGGAGGAGCCAGAATAGCCGTGGCAACATCTGCCGTTTACCAGGCAGGCCCTGGCTTTGTGCCCGGGAAAGCCCCTCACCACACTGATGTGAGGACATGTTACTGCCCCCAATGTACAGATGGGAATATTCAAGATCATACAGTAAATGGTAAATTTGCCTTGATCCAACTCATTCTTCTTTCTGGCCTTCTCAAaataggaggaggaaggggaaccGATTGGATTTCTTGCCCCCTCTGCTTGCCCCATATCCTGGGCTCAGGCCCCACCTGGTGTGAGCCCCGCCAGCTGGGCGGGGCTGGACTCATGAACCCGGCAGACAAAAGTCACCATCTCCACGCGCTGCTCCTCTCGGTGGTGAAGGCCATAAGTCTGTAACAGGCAAGGGGACCCTCAGCCCAGGGGTGGGGCAGGATCCAGCCGTCCCTCAGACCGGCCTCCCAACCCTTCTCTCCCTCTGCACCCAGCTTCTCCCACCTGGATCTCAAAGCCAAAGGTCTGGTTCTCCTCCTTCTCCAAAGTCAGCACTTTCCTGCAAGAGACACAGAGGCCATCTCATCAAGTCCGTCAGGattgaagaggagcctggcgggcccatAATGTGGCCCTCTGCTGATGCCAGAGTCTGCTCTGGAATATCCAGGCAGGGCTCACTGTCTCCAATGACAAGCCACACTCATCCCCGGCTGTCGGGATGTCTTTCCCCATACTGAAATCAGCTTCATCAAGCCACATAAAATCAATCCCCTCTGGTGGGGGACACACTGCAATGGCCAGCCCCCAGAGCCAGTTGAACTAGCTGAGTTTTTCGGCCACACTCCCAGCTTCCTAGTGAGCCCCAGAATACTACTGACCAACTAGCCCTGGCCCCCACTTCGGCCCCTAATTCGGCCCCAGACAGCCTGGAGCGCTGTCTGCTCCAGAGCCTTGGGGAGAGGGctggccccacccccagaggccAGTCACGAGGCTCAGCCCGGACCCCAGCGGCTCCTCCCAGCTGTGGTGAGGCCAGCCCACCAGATgtgagggctggggggaggggagcctcGAGGCCGCCCCTTCCCGCACTGAAGGCCTGCCCACTGGACACAATGGTCTGGAGCAGCTCCAGATCCTCGCCTGCTGGGGGAGCCCAGAGTTTCCTctgcccactcccacccccttccTTCCCGCCCCGCCAGCAGCCGAGTTgaagcagcctccaaaggccccTTCAAGTCTCTCGGCCTCAGCAAGGCCCTGGAGACCCAGGCCTCTCGGTGCCCAGCCTGACCCACATACCCCCACAAATGCTGATCGGCGACTCCCTACCCCAGCGCGAGCGAGCTCCTCCCTGCTTTGAAAGCAGGCCTTTCCCCCTCTGTGTGTATttgggccggggtgggggtggggggcagggtgacTGTGTCTATTCCAGTGCtgtctgcttttttaaaaggGTTGGCAAAGTTTTTCTGCAAAGGGTCAGACGGTAAATATTTCAGCCTTTCGAGACCTGAGTTATTTGACAGCCTCTGTCCTATATTgttctttgtctttatttttacaacCCTTTAGAAATATCAAAACAACTCTCAGCTCAAGGCCAATCTGGCCAGCGGGCCATAGTCTGCTGATCCATTTTAGAAACCAGGCTCACGTCAGGATGGCACACAGGCGCAGTAGGGCTAGTCCTTCTGCCCTCACCTCAGGCCCTTCCTTAGAGGCCACCACCAATGGGACCAGCAGAGCACTGAGGTTTTGGGTGCAGGGCCAGACAGTCGAGCAGCTGGATTCAGCTTGCCATGGTTGGGGCCTTCAGGGTTTGCTGGGCTGGGAAGGCCCAGGGGAGCCCCCCAAACTTCTGCTTCCCCGCTCCCAGATCCAGATTTCTCCAGGAAGGGGTGACTGGCAGGGACTGGGGGTGGTTTAAGGAGCACCTGATGACTCAAaagtccctccctccttcctctgccacccccttcacACAGCCCACACCCCCACCTGCCCCTCATTCCTGGTGAGGGCACCGTGCTGAAAGGGTGGGAGCGTGACTCCCCCTGGGTGGGCTGCGATGCTGCGTcatgctgccccctccccagcaccgCATCCTTTGGAccagggcagaggtggggggggggggcggggtggaatGGTGACTCACCGCTGCTGCTCAGGGCTCTGGCTGAGGTTCTTCCAGCGGAATCCTGAGCCCTGGGTGGGAAGAAGAGTCAGGAAGAAGCAGGTGAGAGGGAGGTGTCCTGGAGCAGATGCTGAGAGCCctcctttggggggggggggttcctcGCCTGGGCTCAAGTCCTAGACGCAGCATCTCACTTCCTGTTGCCTATCTGTCCTGTTCCAGCTCCATACCTGCTCTGGTGCTGGGGTAACTAACCCTGCAGAGTGCCACCACCAGTATCACTCCACAGCTTTCTCCCTAAGCTTTATCCCCACAACTGGGACCTTGGGAACACAACAATCTCCTGGGCTCCAGATGCGTGAACCTCTAAGTCCTGTCCTGGTTCCTAGTCTGGAGGGGGTGGGAGTTTTCATGACTCTAGGTAGAATAGCCTCTGCCCCCAGGGTGCATGTCTGCAGGGGCCTGGCACCCTAGACCCCAAACGGTGAAGCAGGGGCTCTTCCTAGATATTATTCTGAGAAGGGCAGGGGCCCCTGGACTTGCCTATCAAGACATTTCAGAGCCCCAAGGCCAGTCAGATCTCTCCTAATTTCTCAGTCAGAAAGAGTGGCTTGCAGGAGCTGGGGTCAGGGGCCCTGGTCTAGAGGGCTGGAATCTCAGCTT
This genomic stretch from Muntiacus reevesi chromosome 4, mMunRee1.1, whole genome shotgun sequence harbors:
- the TAMALIN gene encoding protein TAMALIN, yielding MTLRRLRKLQQKEEAAAAPDPAARAPDSETTPAAPTPTPASGPTAAAASPGTPGDELYAALDDYHPAELYRALAVSGGTLPRRKGSGFRWKNLSQSPEQQRKVLTLEKEENQTFGFEIQTYGLHHREEQRVEMVTFVCRVHESSPAQLAGLTPGDTIASVNGLNVEGIRHREIVDIIKASGNVLRLETLYGTSIRKAELEARLQYLKQTLYEKWGEYRSLMVQEQRLVHGLVVKDPSIYDTLESVRSCLYGAGLLPGSLPFGPLLAAPGGSRGGARRTGGDSDDAVYHTCFFGGAETPAPPPPPPPPLARLPGSGAPDAPAPGSRAMLSRSASVRCAGPAGGGGGGGGGCSAALWTEAREQALRGPGLRKTKYRSFRRRLLKFIPGLNRSLEEEESQL